In a single window of the Pantanalinema sp. genome:
- a CDS encoding prepilin peptidase: MAFVAFAACVFGCLIGSFLNVVIYRLPNEESIVWPGSHCPRCDTSLHWYENIPLLSYAVLGGKCRTCKQPISWRYPLVEATTGLLWLALMLREGPTLRFFAEAVLASVLVAIFWIDVDTMLILDVMTWPGIALGLVYAAWVAQALPLHLGAAVGGYAFFLAIELVSRWVFKVDGMGRGDAKLAAMMGAWLGPSGLAVALMIAFTLGSVIGLALKARAGGESKPFPFGPALVLGTFASLFAGHAIWAWYVGLLMG, from the coding sequence ATGGCGTTCGTCGCATTCGCGGCGTGCGTCTTTGGTTGCTTGATCGGGAGCTTCCTCAACGTCGTCATCTACCGCCTCCCCAACGAGGAATCCATCGTCTGGCCCGGCTCTCACTGCCCCAGGTGCGACACCTCCCTGCACTGGTACGAGAACATCCCGCTCCTGAGCTACGCCGTGCTCGGGGGCAAGTGCCGGACCTGCAAGCAGCCCATTTCTTGGCGCTACCCGCTGGTCGAGGCCACGACCGGCCTGCTGTGGCTCGCCCTCATGCTCCGCGAGGGGCCGACCCTTCGCTTCTTCGCCGAGGCCGTCCTGGCGTCGGTGCTGGTCGCCATCTTCTGGATCGACGTGGACACCATGCTGATCCTCGACGTCATGACCTGGCCGGGCATCGCGCTGGGCCTCGTCTACGCCGCTTGGGTCGCCCAGGCGCTGCCCCTTCACCTGGGGGCCGCGGTCGGGGGCTACGCCTTCTTCCTGGCCATCGAGCTGGTCTCCCGGTGGGTCTTCAAGGTGGACGGCATGGGGCGCGGGGACGCCAAGCTCGCGGCCATGATGGGCGCCTGGCTCGGGCCCTCGGGCCTCGCCGTCGCCCTGATGATCGCCTTCACCCTGGGCTCGGTCATCGGGCTCGCCCTCAAGGCCCGCGCGGGCGGCGAGAGCAAGCCCTTTCCCTTCGGCCCCGCGCTGGTCCTGGGGACCTTTGCCAGTCTGTTCGCCGGCCATGCCATCTGGGCCTGGTACGTCGGACTGCTGATGGGTTAG
- the pilM gene encoding type IV pilus assembly protein PilM — protein MELTTLIESLKSGFKKKKCIGLDITADTIVAVELKRQRNQISLENIAIASTPLNAVQDGEIVDPGAVAEVIAVLLEENGIEAQQVVCAVAGQSTIIRPVRFPAMPEAELREVISIEAERYIPFAIDDVNVSFQSINEVEEDGAPKQEVVLVAAQKTLVESYQQTVNEAGLELVCMDVASFAVMRSIVNTEQLDDDQSVALVHIQGWTTDINIMVGGVPRFSRSIPIGFSYFLDTIINSLGLDEETARSVLDEIDVDPQGYEAMGAQVEQATEIIRPALMELIGEIGRSLDFYLSQGTEPLTHVVLSGRGGNLRNLDRFLTNRLGMQTILVNPFATIEVDEGAFDPEVLQPQAPTLATAIGLAIRGVQGV, from the coding sequence ATGGAACTGACGACGCTGATCGAGAGCCTGAAGTCGGGCTTCAAGAAGAAGAAGTGCATCGGCCTGGACATCACGGCCGACACCATCGTGGCCGTCGAGCTCAAGCGGCAGCGCAACCAGATCTCGCTCGAGAACATCGCCATCGCGAGCACCCCGCTCAACGCCGTCCAGGACGGCGAGATCGTGGACCCGGGCGCCGTCGCCGAGGTCATCGCCGTGCTGCTCGAGGAGAACGGCATCGAGGCCCAGCAGGTCGTCTGTGCGGTGGCCGGCCAGAGCACCATCATCCGGCCGGTGCGCTTCCCGGCGATGCCCGAGGCCGAGCTCAGGGAGGTCATCAGCATCGAGGCCGAGCGCTACATCCCGTTCGCCATCGACGACGTCAACGTCTCGTTCCAGTCGATCAACGAGGTGGAGGAGGACGGCGCCCCCAAGCAGGAGGTCGTGCTGGTCGCGGCCCAGAAGACCCTGGTGGAGTCCTACCAGCAGACCGTCAACGAGGCGGGGCTCGAGCTGGTGTGCATGGACGTGGCGTCCTTCGCGGTGATGCGGTCGATCGTGAACACCGAGCAGCTGGATGACGACCAGAGCGTGGCGCTGGTGCACATCCAGGGCTGGACCACCGACATCAACATCATGGTGGGTGGCGTGCCGCGCTTCTCGCGCTCGATCCCCATCGGCTTCTCCTACTTCCTCGATACCATCATCAACTCGCTGGGCCTCGACGAGGAGACCGCTCGCTCGGTCCTCGACGAGATCGACGTGGACCCGCAGGGCTACGAGGCGATGGGGGCCCAGGTCGAGCAGGCCACCGAGATCATCCGGCCCGCCCTGATGGAGCTGATCGGCGAGATCGGGCGATCGCTGGACTTCTACCTCTCGCAGGGCACCGAGCCCCTCACCCACGTGGTGCTCAGCGGCCGGGGCGGCAACCTCCGCAACCTGGACCGCTTCCTCACCAACCGCCTGGGCATGCAGACGATCCTGGTCAATCCCTTCGCCACCATCGAGGTCGACGAGGGGGCCTTCGATCCCGAGGTGCTCCAGCCGCAGGCCCCGACGCTGGCGACGGCCATCGGGCTCGCGATCCGGGGGGTGCAGGGCGTATGA
- a CDS encoding PilN domain-containing protein: MKAININLLGDRPASLLPTNLNIDPELLLRGVVGASLALLLPIIVGFSVDKLLLGPAIAENERLRQSIGTNKNTATVLKKDKEKAEALEKDYESLLRLARQSATWKSVLEEVRDLTPTDAWLTRLSIEGTSRLKIEGKALDYRAIAFFYTNFQNANHFARPVLGSLQSESVGGQAVIRFNLDCDINDQGLGG, encoded by the coding sequence ATGAAGGCCATCAACATCAACCTGCTGGGGGATCGCCCGGCCTCCCTGCTGCCCACCAACCTCAACATCGACCCGGAGCTCCTGCTCAGGGGCGTGGTCGGCGCCTCCCTCGCCCTGCTCCTGCCGATCATCGTCGGCTTCTCGGTGGACAAGCTGCTGCTCGGTCCGGCAATCGCCGAGAACGAGCGCCTGCGCCAGAGCATCGGCACCAACAAGAACACGGCCACGGTCCTCAAGAAGGACAAGGAGAAGGCCGAGGCCCTGGAGAAGGATTACGAGAGCCTCCTGCGGCTCGCGCGGCAGAGCGCGACCTGGAAGAGCGTGCTCGAGGAGGTCCGCGACCTGACCCCCACCGACGCGTGGCTGACGCGCCTCTCCATCGAGGGCACCAGCAGGCTGAAGATCGAGGGCAAGGCCCTCGACTACCGTGCGATCGCCTTCTTCTACACCAACTTCCAGAACGCCAACCACTTCGCGCGCCCGGTGCTTGGCAGCCTGCAGAGCGAGAGCGTGGGCGGGCAGGCGGTCATCCGCTTCAACCTGGACTGCGACATCAACGACCAGGGGCTCGGAGGATAG
- the pilO gene encoding type 4a pilus biogenesis protein PilO: MESITLFGRTIQLTPELYSRAVVVGCVLLGLFMFSNNALPKIQEYLAMRTTLAESRTELENAQAITQTGPQIKARLQRVEENLAALHGRFPPRNQVLSIMLLDLSKIFQDTHNELVTFQPREFTALTQESLKDLGKLSVEVTAKGTYPSVILLFDQLSRYERVLTIEAPTLTPGESDSLNSNLTVTFTLTTYALSQ, from the coding sequence GTGGAAAGCATCACCCTCTTCGGTCGCACCATCCAGCTGACCCCCGAGCTCTACTCGCGGGCCGTCGTCGTCGGCTGCGTGCTCCTGGGCCTGTTCATGTTCAGCAACAACGCCCTGCCCAAGATCCAGGAGTACCTGGCGATGCGTACCACCCTCGCCGAGAGTCGCACGGAGCTCGAGAACGCCCAGGCGATCACCCAGACAGGCCCCCAGATCAAGGCGCGCCTCCAGCGGGTCGAGGAGAACCTGGCCGCCCTCCACGGGCGCTTCCCGCCGCGCAACCAGGTGCTCTCGATCATGCTCCTGGACCTCTCCAAGATCTTCCAGGACACCCACAACGAGCTGGTGACCTTCCAGCCGCGCGAGTTCACGGCCCTCACCCAGGAGTCCCTCAAGGACCTCGGGAAGCTGAGCGTCGAGGTCACGGCCAAGGGGACCTACCCCTCGGTCATCCTGCTCTTCGATCAACTCAGCCGCTACGAGCGCGTGCTGACCATCGAGGCGCCCACCCTCACCCCGGGTGAGTCCGACTCGCTCAACAGCAACCTCACCGTGACCTTCACCCTCACGACCTATGCGCTAAGCCAGTAA